One Tolypothrix bouteillei VB521301 DNA window includes the following coding sequences:
- a CDS encoding ABC1 kinase family protein gives MFLTQTVPRQREIIEVLLRNGWDYMRRLITLGKADEPQLPTPAVLKNILVDLGPVYVKLGQLMSTRPDLLSGAYIEELSTLQDEVPPVPWADVEVLIRQQLKQPLEETFSTINAIAVAAGSIAQTHRATLVNGREVALKVQRPGIDLTVAQDIALIQGIADLVARTEFGQTYEIKSIAEEFTKALEAELDFTREAEFTDQLRRNLSNSRWFDPEQLVVAEIFWDLTTPKLLVMEWLDGVPLLMADLETQQNGTDPAVKRQAITSILFRAFFQQLYIDGFFHADPHPGNLFYLRDGRVALLDCGMVGRLDPRTQQILTEMLLAIVDLDAQRCAQLTLQLADSAEPVILRRLENDYDRMLRKYYNLSLSQMNFSQIIYELLQVARNNKIRLPSNMGLYAKTLANLEGVARGFNPEINFIDEIQPLLTDLFRRQLVGDSPVRSLLRTALDLKSLSLQSPRQIELLLDRITSETLQWNLSVRGLDGLRRTTDDAANRLSFSILVGSLIMGAAIISSNARTSQLSFLSNVLFAFASLLGLWLIVSILRSGRLR, from the coding sequence ATGTTCCTAACTCAAACTGTTCCCCGTCAAAGAGAAATTATTGAAGTTTTGCTTCGCAATGGCTGGGACTATATGCGGCGACTCATTACACTTGGTAAAGCTGATGAACCCCAGCTACCTACACCGGCTGTTTTAAAAAACATTTTGGTAGATTTAGGACCTGTCTACGTTAAGCTAGGTCAGCTGATGTCTACACGTCCCGATTTGCTGAGCGGAGCTTACATAGAGGAGCTATCAACTCTGCAAGACGAAGTTCCACCTGTTCCTTGGGCAGACGTAGAAGTTCTTATTCGCCAACAACTGAAACAGCCCTTAGAAGAAACTTTCAGTACAATCAACGCTATTGCAGTTGCAGCGGGTTCTATTGCTCAAACCCACCGTGCTACTTTGGTCAATGGTCGGGAGGTCGCACTCAAAGTACAAAGACCGGGAATCGATCTGACTGTTGCTCAAGATATTGCCTTAATTCAAGGGATTGCTGATTTAGTAGCGCGTACTGAGTTTGGGCAGACTTATGAAATTAAGTCTATTGCTGAAGAATTTACCAAAGCGCTGGAAGCGGAGTTAGATTTTACACGGGAAGCTGAGTTCACAGACCAACTGCGACGCAATTTATCAAATAGTCGGTGGTTCGATCCCGAACAATTGGTTGTTGCTGAAATCTTTTGGGATTTAACCACGCCAAAGTTACTTGTTATGGAGTGGCTTGACGGCGTTCCCCTGCTTATGGCAGATCTGGAGACTCAACAGAATGGCACCGATCCTGCTGTTAAAAGACAAGCAATTACCAGCATTTTATTTCGTGCTTTCTTCCAACAACTCTATATTGATGGCTTCTTTCATGCCGATCCCCATCCTGGGAATTTGTTTTATCTCAGAGATGGTCGGGTTGCTTTGTTAGATTGCGGTATGGTCGGACGGCTCGATCCCCGCACCCAACAGATATTAACAGAAATGTTGCTGGCAATTGTGGATTTGGATGCTCAACGTTGTGCTCAATTAACTCTGCAGCTAGCGGATTCTGCTGAACCAGTGATTTTGAGACGGTTGGAAAATGACTATGACCGGATGCTGCGAAAGTACTACAACTTGAGCTTGTCTCAAATGAATTTTAGTCAAATTATTTATGAACTTTTGCAAGTTGCCCGTAACAATAAGATTCGCTTGCCCAGCAATATGGGGTTGTATGCGAAAACACTGGCTAACTTGGAAGGGGTAGCGCGAGGATTTAATCCAGAAATAAACTTTATCGACGAAATTCAGCCACTGCTGACAGATTTGTTCCGCCGACAGCTTGTTGGAGATAGCCCCGTGCGATCGCTCCTCAGAACTGCGCTGGATCTGAAAAGTCTCTCGTTACAATCTCCCCGCCAGATAGAATTGCTACTAGACCGAATCACCTCGGAAACTCTACAGTGGAATTTATCAGTGCGGGGACTCGATGGTTTGCGACGCACCACAGACGACGCTGCTAATCGTCTTTCTTTCAGTATCCTAGTAGGTTCCCTGATTATGGGTGCAGCAATTATTTCTAGTAACGCACGGACATCACAGCTATCATTTTTAAGTAATGTGCTGTTCGCGTTTGCTAGCTTGCTAGGACTGTGGTTGATTGTCAGTATTCTGCGATCTGGGCGTTTGCGTTAA